GCCGGGCGAGGACCAAACgtttcccttccccaccccccttttgtGTTTCCTCTCAGACCCGCCGCCCGCTGGGGGAGCCGCGGTCGCCCCCGCGGGTCGTTCCCTCGCCTTCTCCCGGCTGCTGAAAGGAAGAGGCGGCGGCGGTCCGAGCCGGGGGAGGTGGGAACGTTCTGAGGTGAGAACCCGCCTGGCCCCGCTGGGAATATGGCGACCGGTGGCTACCGGACCAGCAGCGGCAGCACCACAGACTTCCTGGAAGAATGGAAGGCTAAGCGCGAGAAGATGCGCGCCAAGCAGAACGCCCCGAACtcggccgcctcgggcgggggcAGCAGCGACACGGCCGGGAAGCCCCCAACGGGGGCGCTGGGAACCTCCGTGACCGCCGCGCCAAACGAGCTCAATAACAACCTCCCGGCCGGCGCGGCCGCACCTGCCGCCCCTGGCCCGGGGGGCGTGAACTGCGCGGTGGGCCCCGCGGCGCTAGCCCGCGCCGTGCCCTGCGCGCGGAGGCCGGAGGACGAGTCCCCAGCCGCTGCCGGCTCGGGGACCCCTCCGCTccggggagaggaggaggagcggGACGGCCCCCCAGAGAAGGGCAAGAGCTCGGGCCCCAGTGCCAGGAAAGGCAAGGGGCAGATCGAAAAGAGGAAGCTGCGGGAGAAGCGGCGCTCCACCGGAGTGGTCAACATCCCCGCGGCAGAGGTGAGCGGGCGGGGACCGCAGCCGGACCTTGGCGGGCTGCGGCTTCCTTGTCTTACTCCAGCGAGTTCCGCGGTCTCTGAGGCCGAGTTTTCCCATTTTAGCTCGTACTTCCTATCGTTTCACCGAGTTATGCAGGCAGAGGGTGATGGAGTTTTACTCTGGAACACATGCTTCCTGGGAAGTTACCGAAACCCAAAGTAGGACACGTGTTTTTCAGGCATCCTGGCTAAAGTCTCAGACCCCGGATCCTTCTTTACAAGACTTGCTTACCTAGACTTGTTTGTTTTCGCTTTATCTGTTAGAAAAATTGATTAAAGGTGATGAGGACATACTCATTTTAGTTCCCCCGTATCCATTTGAAGTTATCAGTTTGCTTATCTGTTTTTACTGTCCCCAGTGTTTAATGGCACCTGTAAAGAAACCGTAGCCTTAGCAATATCCAAGACAGCCTAAGTTTGCAGTGAACTCAAAAAGAATATATCCAAACGAGTATACGCACTCTTTAGCCTTCCCACTACTCCCACAGATTTTTCTGAGTGATATTTAGGATAATAGGAATGCAGTACTAACCCACAATTCTTTTGCTTAGATAATCTCTCCACGTTTGTAAGTATTTTGCTCAGTGTATTCTGAAAAACGTTTGCGGTAagtcttttttttgggggggtggtgttgttttttgttttggtatttttGAGCAGTCTCAAGACATTTCTGCCAGCAGAAGCATCTTCTCATTAGAGTGACTGGTGAAACATTTTTTACTTGGTGTATGATTGCACTTCCTCCTATAcctaacaaaacaaaatcctaaaCAAGTTTTGGTTACTTGAAATGTAGGTCACCAGTTTGGGGAAGTAGTTCGATTACCTTATTTCATCCAAAGTAACATCTTTTTAACATTGGCTCTTTaggtttcacatttttttttttttgtttttttgtttacctCTGATATGTTCAACTTTGACACCAGTTACATTTCTAATAAGAATTTATTAACTTTCATTGTAgtttaaataaaagcatttgcAATAAATTAAGGTGTATATTGAACTTACCccaatttttcagttttaatacgATTTACTTAGCTGGAAAATTCAGTTTGTCTTTGTAGGCTGTATTTTCATGAGTATTTCAGAGAGACTTTTATCAGCCAGAAAAACTGCCCTCTGTGGTTTGCTACTTGCACAAAAGATCTGTTAttcattaaatttctttaaaaggaatTCATAAGAGTGGTAATCAaatttctaggtttttttttaagttcaaaataAGAAGATTAAGGGGAAACTGAAGACAAGGCTTTGGAAAAGCTACATtcctttactttatttttaaaattagctggtaatctaaataaaataatttgtcattttcaattttttcctaacTGTTCATCTGATAAGGGTCTTATTTGGGGAAATATCTTGGCAGATACTGAATTTTACTTTTTGTCTGGCTGTGCTAAAATTATTTCctccagtacttttttttttttcttttttaacaaggGTAGTGTTTACTGGGAGAAATAAGTAGGGTGTATCTTGTGAGACCCTGAGAAACATCCTTTGTTAAAACTCTTCTGCTTTGGATAAGCGAACAGAGTGCTGAGAATGTAGATGACTCCCCACTACAATTGAGTCTAATACTCTGGAATGTTTTTCGTTTGGGTGTTGGCAACTCCTAAATTTAATCTTCCTTGAAAACAAACAACCCGGGGTACCATTTTTGTCTGTGGAATTTGATCCTTTTTTATTGATGAGGGAATTGAGGGCTGCTTTCTTTTAGTGGTAACTATGGCTCTATCTGTTTCGTGCCATATGACCTAACAACAAACACAACATGGTGATGTTTTACCACAGTATCTAATTAGCAGGCACACTTCTTGAATGCCTTCTCccacattttcagtttttaaaaacaacttaagTCTAAAGATCATTTTAATAGTAGTAAAATGTATGACACAAAAGTTGAAAGGTGAATCATTTTCTTagattgtttagatttatttttttagatttttgctCTTTTAGAATGCTGTGCCTTTTCTCTTAGTAATTTCAACAGTGAGAATGGCAGTTGCTGTGAAGCTTCTTGTGTAGTACAACTTAATGCTCTTATTTTAAAGTCATATTACATTTTACAAACTTTTTggtatgaaaaaaatgtaaaagctgaAAATCACCAATCTGTTGATATTCAAAAGTAGATTTGTATTATAGCTAATGTTGTGTAAGATTCTTATTTTCAGACAATATTTCCAGCCAAGTTTATAGTACTAGATAAGCAAGTACTTTGTATGTGAAGAGCCTATTTTCGTGGTTGATAAACATTGAGTTctttcaaaaagtatttattaaacatctGTGTGACACATTCGTGACTTTCATTAACTCATTTTACTAATCATAGGGTATTGTAAAATTGTTGTAAAGGTACCTTGAGAGTAGCTAAAGAAACCAGAATGATCtagaagataattttaaaaggtaatcaggtagataattttaaaaggtaaGCAGGTCAAAAACTGAAAGTGGCAGGTGGGATGGGATATTGCTTGTAATGACTGTAATAAAATGTGTGAATATCCAGATGCACTTTGAGAAAAACTTTAGTTCTCATTTAGTAGGCTaattagagatttaaaaaaaaattcctaatttaaaaaattcctaaattcctaaaataaaaaatatttttctaattttttgtaaTAATTAGCCCAAATTGGATAACTTGTATGACATACTTCCTCCCAGTAATTTTTGTGTAAGTCTTACCAGGTCAGTCAAATGTTATTACCTGTCTGTGTTCAAGGTACTATTCTGAATACTGTAGAGAAAACAAGAAGTATAAGGCAGTGCCTCCTCTTAAGGAGTAAGACTGGACTCTAGGAAGAGTAAAAAGGCATTATGAAAACACTAAAATATTGAGGTAACAGTATAAAAGCCATCACATATCATGTGTTTAAAGGGAAGAAATGATTGGGCTGGGAGAAGCTATTGAGGATGAGAGTCTTTAGCTgagtattatttatatatatatttctatacctatatatttatacttatatttgcatgtacacatatatattgGAACATATCCATTTGTATAGTATTAAGTGTGAGAGTGTAGTGGTTTTAAAGTCTACAGCATATTGATACCATGTGAAACTTTCCCTCTACCCCTTTCCCCATACTGACTCTCTGCCTTGCCCTCCATTATGATTTCATGGGTCTGGAATGGATCCCAGGCATTAATATTTTCCTAAACTCCCCATGTGATTCTAACGAGTCAGGTTAAATAACTATTAGGTTACAGTCTGGGGATAAAAAGTGAATATGACATAGTCCTTGTCCACAAGGGGTTCTCAGTGTAAGGAAATATGGTATGTACAGTGGTATCCTCGTGTCCCAAGTAGGAAGAGGAGGATAGTCAAGGAATACTTCCTAGGGAATCAGACAGCTGTTCTCCAAGTGCTTGTGAAGTTATTACCTTTAAATAGGTTTGCGTGAATTGGTTAACAGAAATGGTTGCCATAGAAAACAGTCTTTCAAAAGGAAGAAGTCAGATGGTTATTGAAGTTTTGATTTATAATGATAACAGTTAACATGTATTGAAGCTTACTGTTTTCATAGTGATTGACTCAAGTACtttgtgttattttaattaatcctcacagcagtcCCATGTGGTAGATGTAGTTTCTCTTTCTATTCCCATTTCCAGAGGAAAAACTGAGTCTTAAGAGTTTAATTGGCTCACAGTCATACAAAGTAAGTGGTAGAgcaatgttttaaacatttttgtgcttttgtggtgtgtgtgtgtgtgtgtgtttcccgggaaaggagagtttttaaaaattaaattaagctACTTTGCATTATTCAGCATTTATCTCTAGATTTTTTCTCATAACTTTTTATTAGAGGTTATTGTAAATAAACATCTGTATGAAGAAAACAGTGAAAGTATGAAATAGAAATTAACGACAAATTTGTAAGCTCAGAGATTGATTGTGATCCTCGACTCTACAGTTTGCTAAGCAAAATTGTGAACACCAGGCTATCAGCAAAATCTGTTTTTGGCTGGGGGTCAAAAATAAGTGGATCTTTGATTCTACTTAAGTTTTGATAGATACATTGTTTTTCTGTCTTGATAGGTTTATAACACCTAATCCTTACTTTGAACTCAGGATGGTAAAAGGGAAGATAAAGGAGCAtttaatgtatataaagcactttTAAGTGAACACATTTTATATCATAATTATTCAGTGCATTTATTGAATATAATATAGAACAAGTTCCACTTAGGAAATCTTATAAATCCAGGTGGATGAAGAAATGCCTTCTGGTATGCCTATTATATTCCAGACTGTCTACTTTTCTATGTGATGAGTCAGGAGAGGGACTAATAGTGACTCAGAGTTAGAGAAAATAGGACTTAGAAATAGGATAGGTAAAGTGTAAACCCAGGCTGCTTAATAAGATACTAAGCCCTGCTTTCCTAAATGTTTGAGCTCATtaataaagaaaattgaaaatttaatATGAGGATTTATAATGAGTTGTCTAGGCTGGGATGcctttttccataaaaataataattatatgatTAAAATAGATGATATTTATGGTATGCTttttgtgtgccaggcattgttctaagcactttccATATATAGATTTATGTAATTATCACCATAACTCTATGAGAAAATGGGGCAGAGAAGGTAAGTCACTTACTTGCCTGAGGTCATATATAAGAAGAAGCAGAGTAGATATAGTTTGCATTCATAGCCTGGTGCTTAATAACCGTCTCATTATACTGCAGTGAATTGCATACTATATACTTActttaagaaatacaaaaatttttttggaggtaaaatataagatgttaatacATTGCTATAGAATTTGAAAATAGCTCTAATTATAAAAAGTGGATGAAGTTGGgactttaaaggaaaaattttgagAGCAAATAAACATATAGGCATAGGAtcaaaattcttatttaaaatcaTCAAGCCGATGGTCTATTtgtgttctttattatttcttagatTTCAGCATCTATTAGGTAGGCTAGAAAATAATTATGCTATTTACTAGTAAAAGTGATAATGTTTTAGGAGTTTAAAATTATTGGCAAATATTAGAGTTtgaaatttcttgttttttttttaattgagatataatttatataccttacaattcacccttttaaattgTATAATTTAATGGGTTTTAGTACAGTACCCAAATTTTAGCTCCCTCTTCAGTAAAGTGCAAGTGTATTTAAACCGTTAGAACACTGGAAATATATCATTTAATACCAGCTTTACGTGCATTTCACAGAGCAAATGAAATTATGGTGGAATCTCatcaatttaaaatttcttcaaactTGGGCACTACCACCATTTGTTTGTACTGGGGTTTCTTACAAGAGGTATGTAATTTAACTGAATGTAATACTTTCTTTCAGTTGacttaaaatttttacatttcacTCTTCCATGGAGTTTACAAATATCTGCTatctgaacatttgtgtacattgTGATCTAGAATACAAAATGGAATTTTAGACCACTTAATAGCTTTGATCATGTTACTTAAATCAGTGTCCTAAAAGGTATGGCTGGGGTGAGCATGGGGAGGCAGACAACCTATGGTAGTATCACCTGTgttgtttatttaaaatgcagatttctgggttCCACCTCAATCTGTGGGGAGTTACCTGAGACTGCATTTTAATGTGTCCTTCAGTGATGATTGTACATACTGCAGTTTGGGAAGAACTGAGTTAAATGCCCTGTATTGGTTTACTGATCTATCAAGAGAAATTGATACTGATTACCTAACAGTATTGTTatatgaattaaatgaaataatgtttgtgaaaatgttataaaaatgatcAAATGGTAAATAAATTACAGTTATGGTGTAGGTTGCAATAGATAACTTATTGATGTCTAATGGAAATTTCTTATGGGATGCTAAACATTCTCATTTTTTCCTCCCAGTTAAAAATTTATAGATATTTTAACAGAAATCTTGAGCTCCTTGGTAATTCAGAACACTAACCTTTTACTGTTAGTGTCATATATTTAGTGCAAAATCCTGTGCATCGCTTCTTGCCAGAAGTTGTTAGAAGCCT
Above is a window of Choloepus didactylus isolate mChoDid1 chromosome 8, mChoDid1.pri, whole genome shotgun sequence DNA encoding:
- the PAWR gene encoding PRKC apoptosis WT1 regulator protein isoform X2, translating into MATGGYRTSSGSTTDFLEEWKAKREKMRAKQNAPNSAASGGGSSDTAGKPPTGALGTSVTAAPNELNNNLPAGAAAPAAPGPGGVNCAVGPAALARAVPCARRPEDESPAAAGSGTPPLRGEEEERDGPPEKGKSSGPSARKGKGQIEKRKLREKRRSTGVVNIPAAECLDEYEDDEAGQKERKREDAVTQQNTMQNEAVSLLDPASSCLLQEPSRTVSGRYKSTITASEEDVSNRYPRTDRSGFSRYNRDANASGNLVSSSTLEKKIEDLEKEVIRERQENLRLVRLMQDKEEMIGKLKEEIDLLNRDLDDIEDENEQLKQENKTLLKVVGQLTR